A genomic region of Bactrocera dorsalis isolate Fly_Bdor chromosome 3, ASM2337382v1, whole genome shotgun sequence contains the following coding sequences:
- the LOC105227725 gene encoding glutathione S-transferase 1, with the protein MSAKPVLYYTLRSPPCRAVLLTAAAIGLELELRLTNLKQRDHLTPEFLKLNPQHTIPVLDDNGTVVTDSHVINAYLVDKYSSDETLYPKDQQKRREVDARLYFDAGHLFPRVRLMVEPVIYFGADKIQQEKIAYMILAYDGLEKCLANAPYLCGEHLTIADLCAIASVSSAVHFAPIDEEKFPQLAAWLKRMPLLPYYKKSNQEGADLLGSFVKEQMAANKKAKEAEK; encoded by the exons ATGTCAGCAAAACCAGTTCTCTATTATACGCTACGTAGCCCTCCATGCCGCGCGGTGCTGTTGACAGCCGCCGCTATTGGACTGGAATTAGAATTGCG TCTCACGAACCTCAAACAACGCGATCACCTAACACCTGAATTCCTCAAGCTCAATCCTCAGCACACCATACCGGTACTGGATGATAACGGCACTGTCGTAACAGACTCGCATGTGATTAACGCTTATCTGGTGGATAAATACTCATCAGATGAGACACTCTATCCCAAAGATCAGCAAAAGCGTAGGGAAGTAGATGCGCGTCTTTACTTTGATGCCGGTCATTTATTCCCACGCGTGCGTCTTATGGTCGAACCGGTTATCTACTTTGGTGCGGACAAAATTCAGCAAGAGAAAATCGCATATATGATATTGGCCTACGATGGCTTGGAGAAGTGTCTTGCCAATGCGCCGTATTTGTGTGGTGAGCATTTGACTATCGCCGATCTGTGTGCCATCGCTTCGGTGTCCAGCGCCGTGCACTTTGCGCCCATCGATGAAGAGAAATTCCCACAGTTGGCTGCTTGGCTGAAGCGCATGCCGCTCTTGCCTTACTACAAGAAGAGCAATCAAGAGGGCGCCGATTTGTTGGGTAGCTTTGTTAAAGAGCAAATGGCGGCGAATAAAAAGGCTAAAGAAGCGGAGAAGTGA